In a single window of the Renibacterium salmoninarum ATCC 33209 genome:
- a CDS encoding undecaprenyl-diphosphate phosphatase: MEWIQAAILGIVQGLTEFLPISSSAHIFIVGKLMGLGDPGAAFTAVSQLGTEAAVIVFFWRDIVRIIKHWGLSIAGKIPRNDPDARMGWLVVAGSIPIIVVGLFFQNAIEVTFRNLWIVATTLIVFGVILAVADAVGKHERKLEELTVKHGILYGLAQCLALIPGVSRSGGTITAGLLMGYTREAAARYSFLLAIPAVLGSGFYELFKIVAKHENAGDTFNLGQTALATVIAFVVGYLIIGWFLKFISHNSYRGFVWYRIALGLVVFVLLGFGVIPATLS; encoded by the coding sequence GTGGAATGGATACAAGCAGCAATTTTGGGAATCGTCCAAGGTCTAACGGAGTTCCTTCCGATCTCCTCAAGCGCCCATATTTTCATCGTCGGGAAACTGATGGGCCTAGGCGATCCTGGCGCCGCCTTCACCGCGGTGAGCCAATTGGGTACCGAAGCCGCGGTCATCGTCTTTTTTTGGCGAGACATCGTGCGGATTATCAAGCACTGGGGCCTGTCAATTGCCGGCAAGATTCCGCGCAATGATCCGGATGCTCGGATGGGTTGGCTTGTCGTTGCCGGCTCGATTCCGATTATTGTGGTTGGCCTGTTCTTCCAAAATGCGATCGAGGTTACCTTCCGCAACCTCTGGATTGTCGCGACGACGTTGATTGTTTTTGGCGTTATTTTGGCCGTGGCCGATGCGGTAGGGAAGCACGAACGCAAGCTCGAAGAACTCACCGTCAAACACGGCATTCTTTATGGTTTAGCTCAATGCCTGGCCCTGATCCCGGGTGTGTCCCGATCAGGCGGCACGATTACCGCCGGTCTGCTCATGGGCTATACCCGTGAAGCTGCGGCCAGATACTCTTTCCTGCTTGCGATCCCTGCCGTACTCGGCAGTGGGTTCTATGAACTGTTCAAGATTGTTGCTAAACACGAAAACGCCGGTGACACTTTCAACCTGGGCCAAACTGCCTTAGCCACCGTAATCGCCTTCGTCGTCGGATATTTGATTATTGGTTGGTTCTTGAAGTTCATTTCGCACAACAGCTACCGAGGCTTCGTTTGGTATCGAATTGCGCTGGGCTTAGTTGTCTTCGTTCTGCTGGGCTTTGGAGTGATCCCGGCGACGTTGTCCTGA
- a CDS encoding ubiquitin-like protein Pup — protein MAGQEQQSSSPREEEHEVADAPVPVPSSPQASAHTDGVDDLLDEIDGVLESNAEEFVRGFVQKGGQ, from the coding sequence ATGGCAGGCCAAGAGCAGCAGAGCAGCAGCCCCCGCGAAGAAGAGCATGAGGTAGCGGACGCCCCGGTACCGGTGCCAAGCTCGCCACAAGCCAGCGCGCATACTGACGGCGTAGACGATCTGCTTGACGAGATCGACGGCGTATTGGAGTCGAACGCAGAAGAGTTTGTGCGGGGCTTTGTGCAAAAGGGCGGACAGTAG
- a CDS encoding HAD family hydrolase, whose product MQSSLSDSTRPGPGSIPASSGTAAGDAQSAPWLKAVLWDMDGTLVDTEPCWIASEHLMVEEFYGHWSEEQAHTLVGQSLWFSAGVLQDAGVKMEKRAIIDELTRRVIERIRVELPWRPGARELLAELRQSGIRCALVTMSEGPLAKEILDALPAESFEFMVTGDQVENGKPHPEPYLRAVRQLQETDPTLEVANCIALEDSLPGVTSALAAGLLTIGIPHTVPLPEDSKRVTWHTLAGRNTEDLLALNATARA is encoded by the coding sequence ATGCAATCTTCACTGAGCGATTCCACCCGGCCCGGCCCCGGCTCAATCCCGGCCTCGTCTGGCACCGCAGCTGGAGACGCACAGTCAGCCCCTTGGCTCAAAGCGGTCTTATGGGACATGGACGGAACTCTGGTCGACACGGAGCCGTGCTGGATCGCTTCTGAGCACCTTATGGTCGAAGAATTTTACGGGCACTGGTCAGAAGAGCAGGCGCATACCCTGGTTGGTCAATCGTTGTGGTTCTCAGCTGGCGTCTTGCAAGATGCCGGCGTAAAAATGGAAAAACGCGCAATTATTGACGAGCTCACGCGTCGAGTGATTGAAAGAATCCGGGTGGAGCTGCCGTGGCGACCTGGAGCCCGCGAATTGTTGGCGGAGCTGCGCCAGTCCGGAATCCGATGCGCACTAGTTACTATGAGCGAGGGCCCGCTGGCCAAAGAAATTCTTGACGCGCTACCGGCGGAAAGCTTCGAATTCATGGTTACCGGCGACCAAGTGGAAAACGGCAAACCGCATCCGGAGCCGTATCTGCGCGCGGTGCGGCAACTACAGGAAACTGACCCCACGCTTGAAGTTGCCAACTGTATTGCGCTAGAGGACTCGTTGCCTGGTGTTACTTCGGCCCTGGCCGCCGGCCTGCTAACTATTGGCATCCCGCATACCGTGCCGTTGCCGGAAGACTCGAAGCGGGTCACGTGGCACACTTTAGCGGGACGGAACACCGAGGATCTTTTGGCCCTGAACGCGACGGCACGAGCGTGA
- the prcB gene encoding proteasome subunit beta codes for MASQAMSWRGEGERVVRDLAAASTSSFVEHLSQSRPDLLPFGQALPAGVLPQTPHATTIVAMTFAGGVLMAGDRRATMGTMIASRHIEKVFPADGYSVLGIAGTAGLAIDITKLFQVELEHYEKIEGTPLSLEGKANRLGAMVRGNLPMALQGLAVVPLFAGFDPALSQGRLFSYDVTGGRYEELEHHSVGSGSVFARGAMKKLWKPGLSESDAVQVAVESLFDAADDDSATGGPDVIRKLWPIIYTVTRGGSRKIPQHELGTVVEQVLVRRAELGRES; via the coding sequence ATGGCTTCGCAAGCGATGTCCTGGCGTGGTGAAGGTGAACGGGTAGTCCGTGATCTTGCGGCTGCCTCGACCTCTTCCTTTGTTGAGCATCTTTCACAATCTCGGCCGGATCTTTTGCCGTTCGGCCAGGCGCTTCCTGCTGGCGTATTGCCTCAAACGCCACATGCCACCACCATTGTCGCGATGACGTTTGCTGGCGGCGTGCTCATGGCGGGGGACCGCCGGGCAACTATGGGCACGATGATCGCTAGCCGGCATATTGAAAAAGTTTTTCCCGCGGATGGATATTCGGTGCTGGGCATAGCAGGTACTGCTGGCTTGGCGATCGATATTACCAAGCTGTTCCAAGTTGAGCTTGAGCATTACGAAAAGATTGAAGGCACGCCGCTGTCGTTGGAAGGCAAAGCCAACCGACTAGGCGCAATGGTGCGCGGAAACCTGCCAATGGCCTTGCAAGGCTTAGCGGTGGTGCCGCTTTTTGCCGGCTTTGACCCCGCTCTTTCGCAAGGTCGCCTGTTTTCCTACGATGTCACTGGTGGGCGATACGAAGAACTAGAACACCATAGCGTTGGCTCTGGATCGGTGTTTGCGCGGGGCGCTATGAAAAAGCTGTGGAAGCCAGGGCTGAGCGAATCAGATGCGGTTCAGGTGGCAGTGGAGTCCCTTTTTGATGCAGCTGACGACGATTCAGCTACCGGTGGACCGGATGTGATCCGAAAACTTTGGCCCATCATCTACACAGTCACTCGCGGTGGCAGTCGAAAAATCCCACAGCATGAACTGGGCACCGTGGTGGAACAAGTTTTGGTGCGTCGCGCCGAGTTAGGGCGGGAATCATGA
- a CDS encoding site-2 protease family protein → MSAAEPQPEVKARREGIPLGRIGGVPIILAYSWFIIAGFTMLVFGPQLSENYPTLGVGAYLVAFVYALLLLFSVLVHELAHALAARAYHWPTQKIVLNLWGGHTQFENFTATPWRSLVVAFSGPLANFVLAAVGYLVYLSLPDGVGTPDRVLNLLLNIFVWANLLIGAFNVLPGLPLDGGRLVESIVWRITGSQEKGTVAAGWAGRVVVVLLVFTVLGVPLLVRQPLNIQTALFSLFIAAFLWVGASQAITTARMRLRLPEISAGKLSGPAIGLSEDVSVAEVIATMSNNPTASVILCHRDGKPAYLVDPLVLSTVPITVAASTPATAAAHALPEGGYVGESASGQELVQYLAQLSGSEYAVVDSAGRVTGLLRQRVVVAAITGKALPDA, encoded by the coding sequence GTGAGCGCTGCTGAACCGCAGCCTGAGGTCAAGGCACGTCGAGAAGGCATTCCACTGGGCAGGATTGGTGGAGTTCCCATCATTCTTGCTTACTCCTGGTTCATCATTGCCGGTTTTACCATGCTGGTGTTTGGTCCGCAGCTGAGTGAGAACTATCCCACACTGGGCGTGGGCGCGTACCTGGTGGCTTTTGTCTACGCTTTGTTGCTACTTTTTTCGGTTTTGGTGCACGAATTAGCGCATGCCCTTGCGGCTCGCGCCTATCACTGGCCGACGCAAAAGATCGTGCTCAATCTTTGGGGCGGGCACACACAGTTTGAGAACTTTACGGCGACTCCTTGGCGCTCGCTCGTCGTCGCATTTAGCGGACCGTTAGCAAACTTTGTGCTAGCCGCGGTTGGCTATTTGGTGTACTTGAGCCTGCCCGACGGCGTAGGCACGCCGGATCGAGTTCTCAATTTGCTCCTGAATATCTTTGTTTGGGCGAACTTGCTGATTGGCGCGTTCAACGTCTTACCGGGGCTCCCGCTCGACGGCGGACGGCTAGTTGAGTCGATCGTCTGGCGGATTACTGGCAGCCAGGAAAAGGGCACCGTCGCCGCGGGCTGGGCAGGACGAGTGGTGGTAGTGCTGCTGGTGTTTACCGTGTTGGGGGTGCCGCTACTGGTGCGCCAACCGTTAAACATCCAGACCGCGTTATTCAGTCTTTTCATTGCCGCCTTCTTGTGGGTGGGTGCAAGCCAAGCCATTACGACAGCTCGAATGCGTCTGAGGCTGCCAGAAATCAGCGCTGGAAAGCTCAGCGGCCCAGCAATTGGACTTTCTGAAGACGTCAGTGTTGCAGAGGTCATCGCAACGATGTCCAATAACCCGACGGCTTCGGTCATTCTCTGCCACCGGGACGGCAAGCCAGCTTATTTGGTGGACCCGCTAGTACTCTCTACGGTGCCAATAACGGTCGCGGCCTCAACGCCGGCGACCGCAGCAGCACACGCCTTGCCCGAAGGCGGCTACGTTGGCGAATCTGCTTCTGGGCAAGAACTGGTGCAATACTTGGCGCAGCTTTCCGGAAGTGAATACGCGGTGGTCGATTCAGCTGGCCGAGTGACTGGCTTGCTCCGACAGCGCGTAGTGGTAGCAGCGATTACTGGCAAAGCCTTGCCCGACGCCTGA
- the mshC gene encoding cysteine--1-D-myo-inosityl 2-amino-2-deoxy-alpha-D-glucopyranoside ligase: protein MKSWSTRPLPQLPGNIEAPQLFDSASKTLRALPVAADASLYVCGITPYDATHMGHAATYLAFDLLGRVWRDSGASVNYVQNVTDIDDPLLERADRDGVDWRELAESQIELFRADMTALNVIAPQQYIGAIEAIQWIVPAVEELIAEGFAYRMDSGDVYFDTVAASVKTPDSSNAGELGAWWLGQISGLSPEEMLPVFAERGGDPERDGKRNPLDPLLWRVERAGEPAWPGASLGDGRPGWHIECTVIARKFLPAPFSVQGGGSDLLFPHHEMGDGHAWALDHTPLAKHYAHAGMVGLDGEKMSKSRGNLVLVSALRAEGVDPMAVRLSILANHYRSDWSWTAELLERSKLRLAQWRAAMEHTSVGSAAQLVSEIRTALAADLDAPTALNAVDNWVGQKATTEHSALDAALASDAIEALLGVVL, encoded by the coding sequence GTGAAATCTTGGTCCACCCGGCCGCTTCCTCAGCTGCCCGGAAATATTGAAGCTCCCCAGTTGTTTGATTCCGCCAGTAAGACCTTACGAGCCTTGCCGGTTGCCGCAGATGCGAGTCTCTATGTTTGCGGAATTACCCCCTACGACGCCACCCATATGGGGCACGCGGCAACCTATCTGGCTTTCGACCTGCTGGGCAGGGTGTGGCGGGATTCTGGCGCGAGTGTCAATTACGTACAAAACGTCACTGATATTGACGATCCGCTGCTGGAAAGAGCAGATCGCGACGGCGTGGACTGGCGAGAGCTGGCCGAAAGCCAAATCGAGTTGTTCCGCGCAGATATGACCGCGCTCAATGTGATCGCCCCTCAGCAGTACATTGGCGCTATTGAAGCGATTCAATGGATTGTGCCGGCCGTAGAAGAGCTCATTGCCGAGGGATTCGCCTACCGGATGGACAGCGGCGACGTCTACTTCGATACTGTCGCTGCCTCGGTTAAAACGCCCGATTCAAGCAATGCAGGTGAACTTGGCGCGTGGTGGCTCGGTCAGATCAGCGGACTTTCGCCTGAGGAGATGCTGCCAGTCTTTGCTGAGCGCGGCGGTGACCCAGAGCGAGACGGCAAACGCAATCCTTTGGACCCTTTGCTGTGGCGAGTTGAACGTGCGGGTGAACCGGCGTGGCCGGGCGCTTCACTGGGCGACGGACGGCCGGGCTGGCACATTGAGTGCACAGTGATCGCCAGAAAGTTCCTACCGGCCCCTTTCAGCGTTCAGGGCGGCGGTTCTGACTTACTATTCCCACATCATGAAATGGGTGACGGTCATGCCTGGGCGCTGGACCACACGCCGTTGGCGAAACATTACGCGCATGCCGGAATGGTCGGTCTCGACGGCGAAAAAATGAGCAAGTCGCGAGGGAACCTAGTATTGGTATCCGCCTTGCGAGCCGAAGGCGTCGATCCCATGGCAGTCAGGTTGTCGATTTTGGCCAATCACTACCGGAGCGACTGGTCCTGGACAGCCGAATTGTTGGAGCGCTCAAAGCTACGTTTGGCTCAATGGCGCGCAGCGATGGAACATACTTCGGTAGGCAGCGCTGCGCAGCTAGTTTCAGAGATTCGGACGGCGCTTGCGGCTGATCTTGATGCGCCAACCGCATTGAACGCCGTCGACAATTGGGTTGGGCAAAAAGCCACCACTGAGCACAGTGCCTTGGATGCGGCGCTGGCTTCGGATGCAATTGAAGCCCTACTCGGAGTTGTGCTCTGA
- a CDS encoding PAC2 family protein has translation MNRFDDAASEGKLLPSAVEGQRITVMVAAFEGWNDAGDAASDALKYLNKLWGAVKVGRIEADEYYDFQFTRPVIKRTASGARKVKWPTTKLSKVSLPGSAVDVVFVYGIEPSYKWCAYTDELLEHAEDLNVDCLILVGALLADVPHSRPIPVTSSSDDDRFRERLNLEAPQYEGPIGIVGVLAEAAAGVGLPVLSLWAAVPHYVAQSPSPKAQLALLHQLEELLQTPLETAEVVEEADAWERGVNELAVEDPEIAVYVRQLEEAKDTAELPEATGESIAREFERYLRRRGKEKP, from the coding sequence GTGAACAGATTTGACGATGCCGCCAGTGAGGGCAAATTGCTGCCCAGCGCAGTAGAAGGCCAGCGAATCACCGTGATGGTTGCGGCCTTTGAAGGCTGGAATGATGCCGGGGACGCAGCCAGCGATGCCCTGAAGTATCTCAATAAACTCTGGGGTGCGGTAAAAGTTGGCCGTATCGAAGCAGATGAGTATTACGATTTTCAATTCACTCGACCGGTGATCAAGCGAACCGCTTCGGGCGCTCGCAAGGTCAAATGGCCAACAACTAAACTCAGCAAAGTCTCGCTGCCGGGAAGCGCCGTCGACGTCGTCTTTGTGTACGGAATTGAGCCATCCTATAAATGGTGCGCCTACACTGACGAACTACTGGAGCATGCCGAAGACCTCAATGTAGACTGCTTGATTTTGGTCGGAGCACTGCTCGCTGATGTGCCACACAGCCGGCCAATTCCCGTCACTTCGTCAAGCGACGACGACCGGTTCCGCGAGCGTCTCAATTTAGAAGCCCCCCAGTACGAAGGACCAATTGGGATTGTTGGCGTGCTGGCCGAAGCCGCCGCGGGCGTCGGCTTGCCAGTGCTGTCGCTCTGGGCAGCGGTTCCGCACTATGTGGCCCAGTCCCCCTCGCCGAAGGCGCAGTTGGCTTTACTGCATCAGCTAGAAGAATTGCTTCAGACTCCGCTTGAAACCGCTGAAGTGGTCGAAGAGGCCGATGCTTGGGAACGCGGCGTTAACGAATTAGCCGTGGAAGATCCGGAAATCGCCGTGTATGTTCGCCAGCTTGAAGAAGCTAAGGACACCGCGGAATTGCCAGAAGCCACGGGTGAGTCGATTGCGCGCGAGTTTGAGCGCTACTTACGTCGTCGTGGCAAAGAAAAGCCCTAG
- the dop gene encoding depupylase/deamidase Dop, with product MTAVRVMGAETEYGIHTPGAPGHNATWLSSQVVHGYSLLAAQHATDGAETRWDYSDEDPLADARGWTVPRGQAHPSQLTDEPGRLQQPDILTAARIALSDWGSATGALDTADPVDAPAMVMNMVLGNGARFYVDHAHPEYSSPEVTNPEDALIWDFAGEAVARQVLASLSARRAAGLTAADRELPEIQLYKNNTDSKSASYGSHENYLMPRQVPFQQIVSGLTPFFVTRQLICGAGRVGIGQDGSRPGFQLSQRSDFFEAEVGLETTIRRPIINTRDEPHAVADKYRRLHVIIGDANLSQVSHYLKFGTTALVLDLIERGLAPRLEIWEPVEALQSVSHDVGLQKTYRLIDGRRVSALEVQWMYFEAASQAAGTDPDRYTRTVLDRWEATLSGLGVGYEAVSGHLEWAAKLALLNQYRDRDGLAWDDPRLALIDLQWADIRLDKGLANRLQARGRLETLVATSRIESAVSQPPEDTRAYFRGECIRRFGANVVGASWDSVIFELPQQRRLQKIPTREPLRGTKALTGELFDANLAVEDFVQALLGAN from the coding sequence ATGACGGCTGTGCGAGTAATGGGCGCGGAGACCGAGTATGGCATCCATACGCCAGGAGCGCCGGGACACAATGCGACCTGGCTTTCGAGCCAGGTTGTGCACGGCTATTCGCTTTTAGCCGCGCAGCATGCCACCGATGGCGCGGAAACCAGGTGGGACTACAGCGATGAAGATCCGTTAGCGGATGCTAGAGGGTGGACAGTGCCACGCGGGCAAGCACACCCATCGCAACTCACTGATGAACCGGGACGACTCCAGCAGCCAGATATCTTGACGGCGGCTAGAATTGCGCTTTCAGATTGGGGCAGTGCAACTGGCGCACTGGATACCGCTGACCCGGTGGATGCGCCGGCCATGGTGATGAATATGGTGCTGGGCAACGGGGCCAGATTCTATGTTGACCACGCACATCCGGAGTACTCCTCGCCGGAAGTGACCAATCCGGAAGACGCGCTAATTTGGGACTTTGCTGGTGAAGCCGTTGCTCGCCAGGTCTTGGCGAGCCTCAGCGCGCGTCGCGCGGCTGGATTGACCGCGGCAGATCGGGAACTTCCGGAAATCCAGCTGTACAAAAACAACACTGATTCGAAATCCGCTTCTTACGGCAGTCATGAAAACTACTTGATGCCCCGGCAGGTGCCTTTTCAACAGATTGTCAGCGGACTGACGCCCTTTTTTGTCACTCGGCAATTGATCTGCGGCGCTGGCCGAGTGGGTATTGGCCAAGATGGTTCCCGGCCAGGTTTCCAGCTCAGTCAGCGATCAGATTTTTTTGAAGCCGAAGTTGGTTTGGAAACCACTATCCGTCGACCGATTATTAATACTCGGGACGAGCCGCACGCGGTAGCGGATAAGTACCGTCGATTGCACGTGATTATTGGTGATGCGAACTTGTCTCAGGTCTCGCACTATCTAAAATTCGGCACTACGGCGCTGGTACTGGACCTCATTGAGCGCGGATTGGCTCCGCGCCTGGAGATTTGGGAACCGGTTGAAGCGCTGCAATCGGTCAGCCACGACGTCGGCCTGCAAAAAACTTATCGGCTTATTGACGGACGACGAGTCAGCGCCCTTGAGGTCCAGTGGATGTACTTTGAGGCCGCCTCGCAAGCTGCGGGAACGGATCCGGATCGGTACACTCGAACGGTTTTGGACCGCTGGGAAGCTACGCTCTCTGGTTTAGGTGTGGGCTATGAAGCGGTGAGCGGACATTTAGAATGGGCGGCCAAGCTCGCACTGCTCAACCAATATCGAGACCGGGATGGCTTGGCCTGGGACGACCCAAGATTGGCGTTGATTGACTTACAGTGGGCCGATATTCGACTCGATAAAGGACTCGCAAATCGACTTCAAGCCAGAGGACGTCTGGAAACCCTAGTTGCGACTTCGCGGATTGAGTCGGCAGTTTCGCAGCCGCCCGAAGACACCAGGGCTTACTTCCGCGGTGAGTGCATCCGCCGATTTGGCGCGAATGTTGTGGGTGCGTCCTGGGATTCGGTGATCTTCGAATTGCCTCAGCAGCGCCGACTGCAGAAGATTCCGACCAGAGAGCCTTTGCGCGGGACCAAGGCACTTACGGGGGAGCTCTTTGATGCCAACTTGGCAGTGGAAGACTTTGTGCAAGCTCTTTTGGGCGCAAATTAA
- a CDS encoding tRNA (adenine-N1)-methyltransferase, which translates to MSNQNLPEQSETQQDGPHGAQARRGPFRAGERVQLTDERGRMNTITLTEGAAFHTHKGFLNHEELIGKSEGSIVANTTGQIYQALRPLLSDFVLSMPRGAAVVYPKDAGQIVTMADIFPGARVVEAGVGSGALSISLLRAVGDKGYLHSFERREEFAAIARGNVETIFAGLHPAWQISLGDFQDEVVKAEAPGSVDRVVLDMLAPWECLDAVATVLAPGGVWISYVATVTQLSRTAEAIRADGRFTEPDAWESMVRGWHLEGLAVRPNHRMVAHTGFLLVTRKLADGVTSLALKRRPSKTEFSDEDLEAWTPGSVGERSVSDKKLRRAARDASATTQTRGHVAPAHHGDDSTDSEDGDSQDTVR; encoded by the coding sequence GTGAGCAATCAGAACCTTCCGGAGCAAAGCGAAACCCAGCAGGATGGCCCGCACGGCGCACAGGCGCGCCGAGGCCCATTCCGTGCCGGTGAACGAGTCCAGTTAACGGACGAACGCGGTCGGATGAATACCATTACCTTGACCGAAGGCGCCGCTTTTCACACGCATAAAGGTTTCCTTAACCATGAAGAGCTGATCGGCAAATCCGAAGGTTCGATCGTGGCCAACACCACTGGCCAGATCTATCAAGCATTGCGTCCGTTGCTCAGTGATTTTGTGCTGTCGATGCCGCGCGGCGCGGCCGTTGTCTACCCCAAAGATGCTGGCCAGATCGTGACTATGGCGGATATTTTCCCTGGAGCCCGAGTGGTCGAGGCCGGGGTAGGGTCCGGTGCGCTGTCGATTTCGCTGCTGCGTGCAGTGGGGGACAAGGGCTACCTGCACTCCTTTGAGCGTCGTGAAGAGTTTGCCGCGATCGCCCGTGGCAACGTCGAGACAATTTTTGCTGGCCTGCACCCGGCCTGGCAGATTTCTTTGGGTGATTTCCAAGACGAGGTTGTCAAAGCGGAGGCACCCGGCAGCGTAGACCGAGTGGTCTTAGATATGCTCGCGCCGTGGGAATGCCTCGACGCGGTGGCAACGGTTTTGGCCCCGGGCGGCGTTTGGATCAGCTATGTCGCTACCGTTACGCAACTTTCTCGCACCGCAGAGGCAATTCGGGCTGACGGACGTTTCACCGAGCCAGATGCCTGGGAATCTATGGTTCGTGGCTGGCATTTGGAGGGTCTGGCAGTGCGGCCCAATCACCGGATGGTGGCGCACACCGGATTCCTTTTGGTCACTCGAAAGCTTGCCGACGGCGTAACCTCGCTAGCGCTCAAACGGCGCCCTTCAAAGACCGAATTCAGCGACGAGGACCTAGAAGCCTGGACGCCAGGTTCAGTTGGTGAACGATCGGTGTCGGATAAGAAGCTCCGTCGCGCCGCTCGTGATGCCTCGGCAACGACGCAGACTAGAGGCCATGTTGCACCGGCACATCATGGCGATGACAGTACCGATTCCGAGGACGGCGATAGCCAAGACACGGTCCGCTAA
- the arc gene encoding proteasome ATPase: MTETSANKPENTQAHEGRDYSVLERQFNVLRDKLRNVDRQLAAATQNNTKMTTTLQSAKAEILRLKSALEKDGQAPYSFATLVQINPRRTPGQAVSTLSAADQASSATGLAVTEESVDIAYQGRKMRVGLSPLVNIASLSPGQEVLLNESLTVIAGLGFERTGEIVSVKELIGTDRALVTGRADEERVVKLSGALMSQKIRVGDALSADSRSGYALEKVPRSEVENLILEEVPDISYHDIGGLGPQIEQIRDAVELPFLHPDLYREHGLKAPKGILLYGPPGCGKTLIAKAVANSLAARAAERNGLKETKSFFLNIKGPELLDKYVGETERKIRLIFARAREKASDGSAVVVFFDEMDSLFRTRGTGVSSDVETTIVPQLLSEIDGVERLDNVIVIGASNREDMIDPAILRPGRLDVKVKIQRPDAEAAADIFAKYVTVDLPLHQDDLLAHGNSAQATVDAMIQRTVEAMYSTDKSNEYLEVTYANGDSEMLYFKDFNSGAVIQNVVDRAKKYAIKDLLTTGDKGIRVDHMLRAVADEFREHEDMPNTTNPDDWARISDKKGERITYIRTIIQGKAGQEPGKTLETSLNTGQYL, encoded by the coding sequence ATGACTGAAACCTCTGCAAATAAGCCAGAGAATACCCAGGCTCATGAGGGACGTGATTATTCGGTTCTTGAGCGTCAATTCAATGTGCTCCGTGATAAGCTCCGCAACGTGGATCGGCAGCTTGCCGCTGCTACGCAGAACAACACCAAGATGACCACAACCCTGCAATCGGCTAAGGCAGAAATTCTGCGGCTCAAATCGGCTTTGGAAAAGGACGGCCAAGCGCCCTATAGCTTTGCCACCTTGGTGCAGATTAACCCCCGCCGAACCCCGGGCCAGGCAGTTTCAACGCTTTCTGCTGCCGACCAGGCGAGTTCGGCGACCGGGTTAGCCGTCACGGAGGAATCCGTTGATATTGCTTACCAAGGTCGAAAAATGCGTGTTGGACTCAGTCCTTTGGTCAACATCGCCTCGCTTAGTCCAGGTCAAGAGGTACTGCTGAACGAATCATTGACAGTTATTGCGGGGCTGGGTTTCGAAAGAACCGGCGAAATCGTTTCGGTTAAGGAATTGATTGGTACTGACCGGGCCTTGGTCACCGGCCGGGCGGATGAAGAGCGAGTGGTCAAGCTTTCCGGGGCCCTGATGAGCCAGAAAATACGAGTAGGTGACGCGCTTTCCGCCGATTCCCGTTCTGGCTATGCCTTAGAGAAGGTTCCGCGCTCTGAGGTCGAAAACCTGATCCTTGAAGAAGTTCCGGATATCTCGTATCACGATATCGGTGGTCTCGGCCCGCAGATCGAGCAGATTCGCGACGCCGTCGAACTTCCGTTCTTGCACCCTGATCTCTATCGCGAACACGGGCTTAAAGCGCCAAAAGGCATTTTGCTCTACGGCCCGCCCGGCTGTGGCAAGACGTTGATCGCCAAAGCCGTGGCAAATTCACTCGCTGCCAGAGCGGCCGAACGCAATGGGCTCAAAGAGACAAAGAGCTTTTTCTTGAATATCAAAGGCCCGGAGCTCCTAGACAAGTACGTGGGTGAGACCGAGCGAAAGATTCGACTGATTTTTGCTCGGGCCCGGGAAAAAGCCTCGGATGGCAGCGCAGTGGTGGTCTTTTTTGATGAGATGGATTCGCTGTTCAGAACCAGAGGCACCGGAGTTTCCTCCGATGTTGAAACGACGATTGTGCCGCAATTGCTCAGCGAGATCGACGGCGTTGAACGCCTAGATAACGTCATCGTGATCGGTGCATCGAACCGCGAAGACATGATTGATCCGGCAATCTTGCGCCCGGGCCGACTCGATGTGAAAGTCAAAATTCAGCGGCCTGATGCTGAAGCTGCGGCAGACATTTTCGCAAAATATGTCACCGTGGACTTGCCCCTCCATCAGGACGATTTGCTCGCGCACGGCAATAGTGCGCAGGCAACGGTAGACGCGATGATTCAACGCACCGTTGAAGCCATGTACTCGACAGATAAATCTAATGAGTATCTTGAAGTGACCTACGCTAATGGCGATTCGGAGATGCTCTATTTCAAAGACTTCAACTCAGGTGCGGTAATTCAAAACGTGGTAGATCGGGCGAAGAAGTACGCGATCAAGGACTTGCTGACGACCGGAGACAAAGGCATTCGCGTCGATCACATGCTTCGCGCCGTAGCGGACGAATTCCGCGAGCACGAAGATATGCCAAACACCACAAATCCTGATGATTGGGCACGTATCTCCGATAAAAAGGGTGAACGGATTACTTACATTCGGACCATCATCCAAGGTAAAGCCGGTCAAGAACCGGGTAAGACTCTGGAAACTTCGCTCAATACCGGTCAATATTTGTGA